AAATGCCATTAACAAAGGGTGCTTGCGAATCTGACATTAGTAAAGCAATTACGCAATGGGAAAAAGAATATCTAGGTAGAGGCTCATTGTCAGTAAAAACAGATATCGTAAGAGATATGATTATCGTCGATTTGCAAGGTGTACTAACACCAGCAGAATATAATGTATGTGAAACGCAGGAAGGTTTACTATCCATTAAAAGAACACGTTCTAAATTAGTCGAATCGGGTGCAGAGGATTTAAAAGATATCATTTTGCAACTAACTGGCGAAACAGTCAAAAGCGTACATACAGACTTAAGTGCGCGTACAGGTGAACGTATCATTGTTTTTAAATTAAATAATGATTTAGCACAACAATTTAACAAAGAATAATTAGCGACTATCTATATGCTAAGTGCTATTAATTCACGTAGTAATAATAAACATAAGCCATTTTTATTTGTCTATTAATAGAGAAATGAAAGTGGCTTTTTGTATGATAATAAATTATTCAGACTAAAAATATTGCTGGATAGTATTAGAATAAAAAGAAGCCAATCAACACGTTTATATTTCTTACGCATTGATTGACTTTTTTTTAAAATATATCCTATCATCTTGCCCTAATCGTTAACGAAATAATAAATGCGATAACCATAAACATTACAATCATTAATACGACACCTGGCCAATAAATTAAGCTATAAAAATAACCAGCCAATGTACCTCCGACAGAAGAACCCATGTAATAGAATAATAAATAAAGACTGGAAGCTTGTGCGTTGTGGTGTTCAGAGCGTCTTGCTACTACCGCGCTAGCGATAGCATGTCCACTAAAAAAGGCATAAATACTAATAGCTAAACCAATAATTTTAAATGTTAAAAACGGCAACAACGTCACACATATACCAATTGTTAACATTAAAATACTAAACTTCAAGGCATTAATCGAGCCTAGTTTTTCACGTAACTTTGCGTTTAACATAGAAGAAAGCATACCTATTAAAAATAATAGATAAACGAAACTAATAATGCTCGGGTGTAAATGATATGGAGCAGATTTTAATTCAAAAGAAATATAATTAAATGCCGCTATATTACTTCCTAAAAATAAAAAGCCAAGCATAAACGGTTTCAGTAGTCTAATATTTCGTAAATGACTCCAGTAACTCATAATGAGTTCTCTAAATGAAAATTTTTGACGTTCGAAATGTTGTGATTTAGGCAATAGCATCGTAAATAAGAGTGCTGCTATAACGCTGAGAACAGCTATTGATAATAAACCAGTTTGATAATCAAAGACACTAGAAATATATCCTGTGAATATACGACCAAACGCACCGCCAAATGCATTACCACCAATATAAATGCCCATAGCTTCTGGCAAATTATGAGGTGATATTTCCTCTCCAATATAAGCCATTGCTATTGATGGTAGACCAGCCAAACAAACCCCTTGTAGTAATCTAATAGCAAGAAATGCATTGAAGTCAGTAATGAAGGGCTGGACAATGGCTAATAATGATACAGATATAACTGAAAAAATCATGACAGGTTTACGTCCTACAACTTCAGAAATAGCACCAAAAAATAACATAGCAAAAGCTAATGTTAATGTCGTAGTAGATAGGGGCAAGCTAGCAGTAGTCTTATCTACATGGAAAGTTTTTGTAAAGTGAGGTATCAATGGTTGAACACTATATAAAATCGAAAAGATGGTAAAACCAGCAATAAATAAAGCAACGTTTACTTTTAAATACGCGGGTGTCCCTTTTTCTACAAAACTGTTTGAAATATTTTGCATTGGTGAAATACCTCTCTTTTAATTAATGATTTTATGTTAGCATGTAAATACTAATAAATGAAATGCATAATTTTCATATCATTAATGCGTTAAACGCATAAGGAGGGCTTGAATGTGGAATGGCACCATTTAGAATATTTTAAATTGTTAGCGAAGTTACAAAATGTATCATTATCAGCCAAACAATTAAATGTCAGTCAGTCCGCGCTTAGTCGTGCGATTAAGCATTTAGAGGAAGAAGTAGGTAGTCCGTTATTTAATAGGGTGGGGAGATCATTAAAATTAAATAAACATGGAAAGGAATTTTTAGTAACGGTTAATACTATTACTCAAGAAATGGAAATGTTTAAAAGTAAAGTGACTCAATCTATCGATATGTTGAATGGAGACATAACGTTAGGTTTTTTACATTCTGTAGGACCAACATATTTATCAGACTTCCTAAAAACATTTAATGCGGACTATCCTAATATCAGGGTGAAACTTTTACAAGACGATGCTAAGGGGCTAATTTCTAAATTAGAAAATGGAGACATTGATATAGCAATTACAATGGTTACTCCTGCTAGTAAAAGTGTTTGCTTTATTCCATTATTACAGGAACAATTGTTTATCACACTCAATAGCAACCATAATTTAGCTCAGGCACAAAGTTTAAATGTTGCCGATTTAGTGGATGAGCGATTTATTTTATTAAAAGAAAACTTTGTTTTGCGTGAACAAGTCGATCGAATTTTTAGTGATCATGGTATCAATGTAGAAATTAACTTCGAAAGTGATGAAACATTAACGATTGCGAGCTTTGTTAGTGCCGGTTTGGGTATTTCTATTTTACCAAAATTAAAAAATATACAGTTACCGAACCTTACTCAAATACCTATAAATAAATACAATGCGCAACGTAAGATAGGTTTATGTTATTTAACTCAAACCGACTTGCTGCCGATTGTTAAAGTTACTAAAGAAAGCTTAATTAACTATTTTAACAATTACAATGAGGGCGAAGATTATAATAATAATTAATATAAAATATAAATTTTTAAGTCAAATGTAATCTTTTATTTATAATTGACATGAGTAAGACAAAAATAGATAATTGTTACATATAAAATATAATTATCAAAATATTCGCACATCATGATGGGGATGATAGATCATTGAAAATGTTACAACCATTTGTAAGAACTACACGACTTTATCAAGTGAAGAAATAGAAAATATTGCACAATTAGCGGCTCAACTACAACGCATTGCAGATTTAAATAGGTCATATGTATTTATTGATTGCTTTTCAAAAGAAGCAAATCATCTAGTCGTCGTAGCTGAGGCTGTTCCATCGAATGAAGCAAACTTATATCAAAATTCAGTACTAACACAAAATGTGTATGAAAAGTTTGAACCAGCCGTATTTCGTTCTTTAAAAATCGAAAAAGATGTTCATCATCATAAAGCGGTAACGCAAGAAGGACAAGTAGTTGAACAAAACGTGACGCCAATTAAAGTGAATGATACTGTTATAGGCGCATTAATTATGGAGAAAGATATAACGAGACAAATTGAAAATGAAGAGAAATTACATGTTTTCTCGAGAGCAACTGAAACGATAAGTGAATTATTTAAATATCCGAGCAGCGAACAAATATTTGTCCCAGACATGATTGAAGAAGCGTTGTTTTATCTAGACACTTCATTTATTGTTCAATATTATAATTTAAAAGGTGAAAAAATAGTTCAAGATTTGACCGATAAGCAGTGTGATTTAAATATATCGATTTTAAATATTTTTCCAGACTTCGATTACATATTGAACGATGACAGAGTTATAGTAATTGAAAATAGAGCGATACAAAATAAATACTTTCAAATCAAGTGCGTTAAGTTGTTTACTGACCAACAATTGACGGGATACTTGATGATGTTAAAAGATATATCTGATACCAAAGAAAAAGAAAAAGCTTTAATATCTAAAACGGTCGCAATACGAGAAGTGCATCATCGTGTCAAAAACAACTTACAAACCGTTGCAAGTTTACTAAGGTTACAAATGAGGATGGGTATACCGGATGAAAGTAAACATTATTTTCAAGAAAGCTTGAATCGTATCTTATGTATTGCCTCAGTATACGAAGTTATTTTGAGTGAATCACATTCTGATCAGGTTAATATTGCTACTTTAATCGAAAAGATTGGTAATGCACTCGTATATAGCGAAACTGCAGAACAAGTAGTCGATATTAGTTATGACATTGATAAGCAATTATATATACCTTCACACTTAGCAATATCTGTAGCTTTAATTGCGAATGAATTGATTACTAATAGTTTACAACATGCATTCAAGCAGTCTTCAAAGGGCAGCATATTTGTCTCTCTATCTTATGATCAAGTACAAACAACATATAGGTTAAAGGTTCAAGATAATGGTATTGGGGATAATCATTATCCAAGTTCATTTGGTTTAAATATTGTAAATACAATTGCCGAAAATGACTTAGACGGTTATTTTAACATTATACAAAATGATATAGGCACACTTGCACAACTCGTATTTCAATATAAAGGGGAGTAATTGAATATGAACAAAATTATGGTCGTTGAGGACGAATCCATTGTAAGGCTAGATATTGTCGAGACACTGAAAGAGGCAAAATACGATGTTGTTGCAGCCGTGGGTAATGGGGAAAAGGCAATTGAATATACGGAAAAGAAACAGCCAGATTTGATTATTATGGATATTAAAATGCCTAAATTAGATGGTTTGAAAGCAAGTAAAATTATTAGTAAAAGATTCGATACTCCTATTTTAATACTAACAGCATACAGTCAAGCTGAATTTATTCAAGAGGCTAAACAGTCTAATATTGTTGGCTATATTATTAAACCCATTTCAGAATCGCAATTATTGCCAGCTGTTGAGATTGCAATGGCGCAATCTCAACAAATGCGCAATTTAAAGCAACAAGTCACTAAATCCTATGAAGCAATCGAACAACGCAAACAAATAGAAAAAGCGAAGGGCTTGTTGATGCATAGGCAAAACATGAGTGAAGAAGCTGCATATAAGAAACTGAGGAAACTTAGTATGAATTATCATACGAATATCGAACAAATTGCCATAAAGGTGATTGAACAATTAGGTTCATAGTTTTAATTACTAAACAAGTGTATAGTAACGAGCAAAGGTGCTTATTTGTAAATCAAATAGGCATCTTTTTGCTTTCTATGAGGTCAATAAAAGGGGGAAATTATCATGGAACATATAGGTACGGTAATTATATATATCATTATGATTTGTGCAGTGATTGGAGCGTTTGGTGCCATACGTAATCCTGAAATAGGGGTCGGAAAAGAATTTATGGAAGGTATTTTCACCATTGGACCAATTTTTGCAAACTCTGCTGGCATTATGGCCTCTATTCCATTTATCTCAAAATTTATAGAAAATGTCTTTGGACCACTATTCAACAAGATTGGCGCTGACCCAGCTATAGCAGCTACTTCGATATTGGCAACTGACATGGGTGGTTATCAATTAGCGGATGTTTTAAAACATAGTTATGAAGGTTGGATTATGGCGATGATTGTTGGTTTTATGGCTGGGGCAACGATTGTCTTTTCTATACCTTTAGGTTTACCGATGTTAGATAAACGAGACCATAAATACATGGCTTTAGGTATCCTATCAGGGCTATTAGCTATACCGTTTGGTGTGTTTATTTCAACTTTTATTATATTGATGAGTCATATGAAAGTGCGTACTGTCGTAGAAACAACTGGTGCTGCTACACACGTGTTCTCCATTAGTCTTTCTACAGTATTTGTAAATTTATTACCTTTAATTATTTTTGTAGTAATTACTGCCATTGGTTTATATTTCTTCTCAGACATTATGATTAAAATATTTATAATTTTTGGAAAGGTTTTAGATGTTTGCATCAAACTTGTATTTGTTTTTTCAGTAGTACAAATCTTTACAGGATTCTTCACTAATGTCTTTGGTGTTTGGGGCTTTGATCCTATTATGGCAGATAAAAAAGATAACTTTAGGGCACTAGAAAATGCTGGTAACATTGCTATTATGTTATCTGGCGCATTTCCGATGGTTTATTTAATTCGTAAATACTTCTCTAATGGTTTGACGAAGATTGGTAGTAAAATTGGGTTAAGCGAAGTAGGGAGTGCAGGTATAATAGCAACTGTCGCAAATATTTTAGCTATGTTTAAATTAGTTAAAGATATGCCACCCAAAGATAAGGTGATCAATATTGCTTTTGGTGTGTGTTCGGCATTTCTCCTAGGAGACCACTTGTCATATACAGCTAACTTCCAGCCTACACTGATACCTGCAGTTATGATTGGTAAGTTTAGTGCAGGAATACTAGCAGTCATCTTTGCTTACATTTTATGTATACCGAAAGCTAGAAAGCTAGAAGATATCGATAGAAGAGCGGGTATCATCGGAGAAGATGAATACTTAGAAAAAGAGCGACTAGCTAGTCGTCATCCTGAGCAATCTAATAATTAATAACATATAAAATCGACAGAGATGATAAGGCTTTGTCGATTTTTTAGTGACAATAGATAGTTCAAAATTAACAAGCAGAGAAAAATAAATAAGTCAGACGTTATTAGACGTCTGACTCATCTTTATAAGTGATTAAGTTATGAACTGATTAGAAGTAATTTGCTGTGATACCACCATCAACATTAATGTTAGCACCATTAGTCCAATCTGATTCGTCAGATGCTAAGTATAGCGCACAGTTAACGATATCTTCAGGTTTACCAAATCTACCTGTCGGCTGTCTGTCTAAACGTTCTTTCTTGGCAGCTTCATCAGATACGAGCCATTCCATTAATAACGGTGTTTCAATTGGTCCGGGACTAATCGCATTTGTGCGAATGCCTTTAGGTCTGAATTGAATTGCTAAAGATTTTGTTAATGAAACGACAGCACCTTTTGAAGCGGTATAAGCGTCTTGCGGCACCGAACAACCCATTTCCGCTACGAAAGAGGCAATATTAATTATTGAACCAGATTCATTTTTTTCCATTTCAGGAATAACATATTTAGTCATAAAGAATATTCCTTTAACGTTAATGTTCATGACTAAGTCCCAAACTTCTTCAGAGGTATTCACGACAGAATTATCGGCTGAAGGCATAACGCCAGCGTTGTTATATAATACGTCGATTCTACCAAAAGATGCTACAGTTTCTTCGACAGCTTTTTTCACTTGTTGTTCATCTGAAATATCGACTTGGAAAAACTTAGCTTCTCCTCCGTTGTGAACAATATCATTAGTTGCTGTTTGGCCAGCTAACTCGTCTCTTTCGAAGATAGCTACTTTAGCGCCCTCAGCTGCAAATTTTTGTGCTGCAACGAGACCCATGCCTCCGCCAGCTCCTGTGATGATGCATACTTTGTCTTTTAATCTCATAAATCTTACCTCCTAAATATCAATGAATTAGCTTTGTTCGAAATAGCGTGAACGTTCCCAAGTAGTTACATAGGAATCAAAGTCATTTTGTTCAGAATGTGCTGCGTGGAGATAGTGTTTTGCTACATCTTCGCCTAGCACTTCTTTTACTACGTCACTATTTTTCCAGTGATAAATAGCTTCATGTAAAGAAGAAGGGATACGGTCGATGCTGTCTTGTTCATAAGCATTACCTTTTAATTCATCTTCGAGTGGGATTTTATGTTCGATACCATACAACCCTGCACCAATTAATGCAGAATAAGCGAGGTACGGGTTCATATCTGCACCTGAAATACGAGACTCGAAACGTAATGCATTACCATGTCCAACTGTTCTATAACCAGCAGAACGGTTATCGCGACTCCATGCAATACTAACTGGCGCCCAAGAGTTTGGTGCGAAACGTTTGTAAGAATTGACATAAGGTGCATACATTAAAGCAAAATCTTTAGTGTACTTAATAACGCCTGCTAAGAAATGTTGCATTGTTTCAGACATTGGATTTTCAGCATCGTCACCAGCGTAAAAGGCATTGTTAGATGTACCTTTTTCCATCATACTAAGATGAATGTGACCACTTGAACCTGTCCATTCAGCATAAGGTTTAGCCATAAACGTTACTGCCTTATCGTTCTGAATACAAATTTCTTTCATACCGTGTTTAAACATAATATGTTGATCCGCTGCTTTTAAAGCATGATCATATTTTAAGTTGATTTCGTGTTGTCCTTTGTATGCTTCACCTTTTGAAGATTCAATAACGATACCCATGCGGTGCATTTGATCTCTGATTTCTTGATAAATAGGTTCGTTTTTTGTTCCTTGTAGCAAGTTATAATCTTCGTTAAGGTGTCCTGCTGCTTCTAAATTGGCATATCCTTTTTTATCAATATTTTCGAATGAATCATTGAATAGATAAAATTCTAATTCACTAGCTAGGTGAGGTGATAAGCCGTGTTCTTCAGCTTTTTTGATTTGACGTTGTAGGATAGATCTTGGAGCGATACATATTTTTTCACTACCGTCCTCTGTATATACGTCACAGAAGACCATCGCTGTTTTATCCAACCATGGCACAACTTTTAGTGTGTCCCAATCTGGTTTTGCCAAGTAATCACCGTAGCCTTTATTCCAGTTCATATATTCAAAGCCCTCGTTTGTATCCATTTCAAAGTTCGTACCTAATAAATAGTTACAAAAATGTGTGCCTTCAGAAATATCATTTTCTAAAATAAAATCGCCGGTAATACGCTTACCCATCAAACGACCTTGCATATCACAAAAGCCTAGCACTACAGTGTTAATTTTATCTTCCTCTACAAGTTGAAGTAATTCACTTTTACTGATATTACCAGATTTAGTGTTAGGATTAATTTCTTTAAACATAACTTCCAACCCCTTAATTTATTTATTCATTTAATGTTAATGAAATATATTTCAATTCTAAGAAGCCATCCAACCCATGATGTCCACCTTCTCGACCCATACCACTTTCTTTAATACCTCCAAATGGTGCTTGAGGCACGCTAAGTTGTGTGCCGTTTACACCAATCATGCCGAATTCTAGTTGTTCGCTAACTTTATGAATTGTATTCACATTATTAGAGAAGAAGTAAGCAGCTAACCCATATGGTGAAGCATTGGCGATATCAATCGCTTCTTGTTCATCTGCAAATTCGATAATAGGAGCAACTGGACCGAAAATTTCTTCTTGAGCGATAGACATGTCAGGCTTAACGTTAGTTATAACGGTTGGCTCATAAAATAAGCCGAAGTCAGAAATTGGTAATTTCTTACCTCCTGTGGCAATAGTTGCCCCATTACTTTTAGCTTCGTTGACTAACTGTTCTACTTTGTTAATAGCGTCTGCATTGATGAGTGGGCCAACTTGAGCATTATCATCACTTGCTGGTCCGACCGTAAGTTGTTTAACGCTGTTAATGACTTTTTCTGTGAATACATCTTTTACGTCTTTGTGTACTAAAATGGTATTAATACCATTACACATTTGGCCTGTATTTTCGAATTTGTTGTCGACAATAGCATTAGCTGCAGCCTCTAAATCTGCATCAGGTAAGACGATTGCAGGTGCATTACCACCTAATTCTAGAGATATGCGTGTAATATGATTAGCTGCTTTTTGCATCAATGATTTACCGATGTTAGTAGATCCAGTGAACGACATTTTTCTAACACGATGATCATTAAATAAAGTATCTGAAATTAATGATGCGCTACCAGTTAAAATATTGGCTACGCCATCATCAATATCTGTTGCCATTAGTTCATCGAAGATTGCGATCGCAATTCTAGGCGTTTCGCTAGAAGGTTTAACGATTACTGTACATCCTGCTGCTAAGGCAGGTGCTACTTTTCTCGCAATCATTGCTCCAGGGAAATTCCAAGGAGTGATTAACCCACAAACTCCGACAGGCTGTTTTAACACAGAGATACGCTGTTGCGGAGATGATGGAGGGATGATTTCACCATAAATACGTTTGCCTTCAGCGGCATACCATCGAATGAATTTGGCACAAACGCCAATTTCGCCGAATGCTTCCGCGTATGGTTTGCCTTGTTCTTCACACATAATTAAGGCTAGTTCGTTTTGCTTTGCTAACAAGTTGTCAGCCCATTGTTCTAAAATTTCGCCACGATAATCGGCAGTGTATTTAGACCATTGTTGAAATGCACCATGTGCAGCTTCTATACTTTGCTGAACATCTGCTTCAGCAACTTTAGGTACTTGACCGACGACATCACCATTAGCAGGGTTTACAACTTCTAACGTGTTAGCCGTTTGTAGTTGTTTACCATTAATCCAGTTATGATTTAGTTCTTTACTCATAAAAGTGCCCCCTTTACGTACAAAAAGACGCTTACGTAACTAACTTAGACTTAAAGTTATAAGTTACATAAGCGCCATTGCTTAGTATATTCACTTAATATTGATTGTTAAAAGATATTGGAGTTACACTCCAAGATAATTTAATTGTATTAAATTATCTAAACCTTGTCAATATTCAGAAAATGACTTATACTTTTTTCAAATTAATAGACGGAGGGGTAGGAAATGAGTAAAGCTGTAGAGTTGTTACAACAACTAATTAAATACGATAGTTCTGATAAAAGCGTCGCCAATGAAACGATAGCCTTCTGTAAACGCTGGTTGGAAAGTGAAGGGGTAACTGCTGAAATTATTTCTAATAATGGTTTTGACATGTTGATATGCGAAGTTGGACAAGGAGATAAAACATTAGTGTTAAACGGACATGTGGATGTAGTTAGTGGTAAAGAAACACAATTTGATCCAATTATTAAAGAAGGCAAGCTCTATGGTCGCGGCAGTGCTGACATGAAGGCAGGTGTAGCAGCAATTATGGTTGCTGTAGCTGAATTAAATAAATTGGAGCTGACACAAACAAAAGTACAATTACAATTAGTAACAGATGAAGAAATAGGCGGTAAAAACTGTGCTAATTATTTAACGAATGAAGGTTATTTAGGTGATTTCGTTATCTGTCCAGAACCTACTCAGATTGATATCGGATTTCAGGCAAAGGGGATATTGCAAATTGATATTGAATTATCTGGTGCGTCGGCACATGGCAGTCGTCCTTGGGAAGGGGTAAATGCTATTGACAAAGCATTTGAAGTTTATGACCAGTTGCTTCATTTACCATTTGCAAGTGAAAGCACAGAGTTCTACGATGGCCCATCTATTAATTTAGCTAAAATTCATGGTGGTGAAGTTTATAACAAGGTGCCAGATGCATGTACTTTATCTTTTGATATACGCTATCTACCGACTCAAAACCAATCTCAAATATTAAAAGAAATAGAAGGCATTACTGATGGCAAAATACATATCAATCTTGAGGGTCCTCCTGTTATGAATGATAAAAATCAACCGTACATTAAACAGCTGGTAGGTGAGATTAAACAACATACAAATAAGGATGAAGTGAAATTGTTTGGCCAACATGGTTTTGCAGATACGCGTTATTTCTCTCGATTTAATGTTCCTGCAGTAGAATTTGGCCCATCAGGTAATCATTGGCATGGCGATGGAGAGTACGTAGAAGTTGATTCTATAGAAAATTATAAAAATATTATCGTGACGTTTGCTCAAAATATGTGATTTTAGAGGTAAGTAAGCCTGAAGGAATACTACAAATATTCGAAGATATGAATTTACGATGAGCGCGTTCAAAATTAAAAAATTGGCTAGATTAAAATGAATGTAATTAAATCATGCTAATTTTAAAATTTGAAAGTGCTTATTTGTATGTTGAAATAGAGGCTTGCACATCGTTTTTATAGCTTCTTTAAGCGATTGTATAAGCGTTTGAACATGTAAATGAGTATTGACATGTATATGTACATCGGGTATGGTAGTTAGCATAATTATTATTTTCTAAAAATTCTAAATTAGAGTTTTTATAATTAAGTCAATAATGTGAGCAACTAAATAATGCGAGGGGGCCTATAATTTA
The genomic region above belongs to Staphylococcus durrellii and contains:
- a CDS encoding DUF2294 domain-containing protein, whose protein sequence is MPLTKGACESDISKAITQWEKEYLGRGSLSVKTDIVRDMIIVDLQGVLTPAEYNVCETQEGLLSIKRTRSKLVESGAEDLKDIILQLTGETVKSVHTDLSARTGERIIVFKLNNDLAQQFNKE
- a CDS encoding MFS transporter is translated as MQNISNSFVEKGTPAYLKVNVALFIAGFTIFSILYSVQPLIPHFTKTFHVDKTTASLPLSTTTLTLAFAMLFFGAISEVVGRKPVMIFSVISVSLLAIVQPFITDFNAFLAIRLLQGVCLAGLPSIAMAYIGEEISPHNLPEAMGIYIGGNAFGGAFGRIFTGYISSVFDYQTGLLSIAVLSVIAALLFTMLLPKSQHFERQKFSFRELIMSYWSHLRNIRLLKPFMLGFLFLGSNIAAFNYISFELKSAPYHLHPSIISFVYLLFLIGMLSSMLNAKLREKLGSINALKFSILMLTIGICVTLLPFLTFKIIGLAISIYAFFSGHAIASAVVARRSEHHNAQASSLYLLFYYMGSSVGGTLAGYFYSLIYWPGVVLMIVMFMVIAFIISLTIRAR
- a CDS encoding LysR family transcriptional regulator, with the protein product MEWHHLEYFKLLAKLQNVSLSAKQLNVSQSALSRAIKHLEEEVGSPLFNRVGRSLKLNKHGKEFLVTVNTITQEMEMFKSKVTQSIDMLNGDITLGFLHSVGPTYLSDFLKTFNADYPNIRVKLLQDDAKGLISKLENGDIDIAITMVTPASKSVCFIPLLQEQLFITLNSNHNLAQAQSLNVADLVDERFILLKENFVLREQVDRIFSDHGINVEINFESDETLTIASFVSAGLGISILPKLKNIQLPNLTQIPINKYNAQRKIGLCYLTQTDLLPIVKVTKESLINYFNNYNEGEDYNNN
- a CDS encoding histidine kinase N-terminal domain-containing protein, coding for MCKNYTTLSSEEIENIAQLAAQLQRIADLNRSYVFIDCFSKEANHLVVVAEAVPSNEANLYQNSVLTQNVYEKFEPAVFRSLKIEKDVHHHKAVTQEGQVVEQNVTPIKVNDTVIGALIMEKDITRQIENEEKLHVFSRATETISELFKYPSSEQIFVPDMIEEALFYLDTSFIVQYYNLKGEKIVQDLTDKQCDLNISILNIFPDFDYILNDDRVIVIENRAIQNKYFQIKCVKLFTDQQLTGYLMMLKDISDTKEKEKALISKTVAIREVHHRVKNNLQTVASLLRLQMRMGIPDESKHYFQESLNRILCIASVYEVILSESHSDQVNIATLIEKIGNALVYSETAEQVVDISYDIDKQLYIPSHLAISVALIANELITNSLQHAFKQSSKGSIFVSLSYDQVQTTYRLKVQDNGIGDNHYPSSFGLNIVNTIAENDLDGYFNIIQNDIGTLAQLVFQYKGE
- a CDS encoding ANTAR domain-containing response regulator — translated: MNKIMVVEDESIVRLDIVETLKEAKYDVVAAVGNGEKAIEYTEKKQPDLIIMDIKMPKLDGLKASKIISKRFDTPILILTAYSQAEFIQEAKQSNIVGYIIKPISESQLLPAVEIAMAQSQQMRNLKQQVTKSYEAIEQRKQIEKAKGLLMHRQNMSEEAAYKKLRKLSMNYHTNIEQIAIKVIEQLGS
- the eutH gene encoding ethanolamine utilization protein EutH, producing MEHIGTVIIYIIMICAVIGAFGAIRNPEIGVGKEFMEGIFTIGPIFANSAGIMASIPFISKFIENVFGPLFNKIGADPAIAATSILATDMGGYQLADVLKHSYEGWIMAMIVGFMAGATIVFSIPLGLPMLDKRDHKYMALGILSGLLAIPFGVFISTFIILMSHMKVRTVVETTGAATHVFSISLSTVFVNLLPLIIFVVITAIGLYFFSDIMIKIFIIFGKVLDVCIKLVFVFSVVQIFTGFFTNVFGVWGFDPIMADKKDNFRALENAGNIAIMLSGAFPMVYLIRKYFSNGLTKIGSKIGLSEVGSAGIIATVANILAMFKLVKDMPPKDKVINIAFGVCSAFLLGDHLSYTANFQPTLIPAVMIGKFSAGILAVIFAYILCIPKARKLEDIDRRAGIIGEDEYLEKERLASRHPEQSNN
- a CDS encoding SDR family NAD(P)-dependent oxidoreductase, giving the protein MRLKDKVCIITGAGGGMGLVAAQKFAAEGAKVAIFERDELAGQTATNDIVHNGGEAKFFQVDISDEQQVKKAVEETVASFGRIDVLYNNAGVMPSADNSVVNTSEEVWDLVMNINVKGIFFMTKYVIPEMEKNESGSIINIASFVAEMGCSVPQDAYTASKGAVVSLTKSLAIQFRPKGIRTNAISPGPIETPLLMEWLVSDEAAKKERLDRQPTGRFGKPEDIVNCALYLASDESDWTNGANINVDGGITANYF
- a CDS encoding glutamine synthetase family protein, which codes for MFKEINPNTKSGNISKSELLQLVEEDKINTVVLGFCDMQGRLMGKRITGDFILENDISEGTHFCNYLLGTNFEMDTNEGFEYMNWNKGYGDYLAKPDWDTLKVVPWLDKTAMVFCDVYTEDGSEKICIAPRSILQRQIKKAEEHGLSPHLASELEFYLFNDSFENIDKKGYANLEAAGHLNEDYNLLQGTKNEPIYQEIRDQMHRMGIVIESSKGEAYKGQHEINLKYDHALKAADQHIMFKHGMKEICIQNDKAVTFMAKPYAEWTGSSGHIHLSMMEKGTSNNAFYAGDDAENPMSETMQHFLAGVIKYTKDFALMYAPYVNSYKRFAPNSWAPVSIAWSRDNRSAGYRTVGHGNALRFESRISGADMNPYLAYSALIGAGLYGIEHKIPLEDELKGNAYEQDSIDRIPSSLHEAIYHWKNSDVVKEVLGEDVAKHYLHAAHSEQNDFDSYVTTWERSRYFEQS
- a CDS encoding NAD-dependent succinate-semialdehyde dehydrogenase → MSKELNHNWINGKQLQTANTLEVVNPANGDVVGQVPKVAEADVQQSIEAAHGAFQQWSKYTADYRGEILEQWADNLLAKQNELALIMCEEQGKPYAEAFGEIGVCAKFIRWYAAEGKRIYGEIIPPSSPQQRISVLKQPVGVCGLITPWNFPGAMIARKVAPALAAGCTVIVKPSSETPRIAIAIFDELMATDIDDGVANILTGSASLISDTLFNDHRVRKMSFTGSTNIGKSLMQKAANHITRISLELGGNAPAIVLPDADLEAAANAIVDNKFENTGQMCNGINTILVHKDVKDVFTEKVINSVKQLTVGPASDDNAQVGPLINADAINKVEQLVNEAKSNGATIATGGKKLPISDFGLFYEPTVITNVKPDMSIAQEEIFGPVAPIIEFADEQEAIDIANASPYGLAAYFFSNNVNTIHKVSEQLEFGMIGVNGTQLSVPQAPFGGIKESGMGREGGHHGLDGFLELKYISLTLNE
- a CDS encoding M20 family metallopeptidase, with the protein product MSKAVELLQQLIKYDSSDKSVANETIAFCKRWLESEGVTAEIISNNGFDMLICEVGQGDKTLVLNGHVDVVSGKETQFDPIIKEGKLYGRGSADMKAGVAAIMVAVAELNKLELTQTKVQLQLVTDEEIGGKNCANYLTNEGYLGDFVICPEPTQIDIGFQAKGILQIDIELSGASAHGSRPWEGVNAIDKAFEVYDQLLHLPFASESTEFYDGPSINLAKIHGGEVYNKVPDACTLSFDIRYLPTQNQSQILKEIEGITDGKIHINLEGPPVMNDKNQPYIKQLVGEIKQHTNKDEVKLFGQHGFADTRYFSRFNVPAVEFGPSGNHWHGDGEYVEVDSIENYKNIIVTFAQNM